Proteins encoded in a region of the Haloglomus salinum genome:
- a CDS encoding globin-coupled sensor protein, whose product MTDDSIKIDDETRRGVSGSSLSASIGIDEREIDWRKSFTGFDRADAEQLESMSDTFDRIAEDLVEDFYDHLTGYEEARDIIGSSTKSVEMLKQSQRQYLKDLGSGQYGQSYFDRRARIGKIHDMLDLGPKVYMGAYHIYYEGIIRAIAEDVKDGMVLTDGGAAAESGGASDKGTEALEVPGEPAAEAIDEVVERTMSALKLLNLDQQVAMDTYIHSYSEQVEEQLARQQQLSEDVSQEVEQPVDRLWDLSSDVTETVGEINDLTDQQVDRMRNVSNEVGQLSATVEEIASTAEGVADTSEEAEELAEEGRESATDAIDVLEDVDEAAENVTEDVEQLQSNVDEIDEVVEVIDEIADQTNLLALNASIEAARAGEAGEGFAVVADEVKQLAQDAQEQAGRIEEMVAEIQEETAETVDSLEETNEVIGEGLGQAQAAMNSLEDIAEAAEETATGIQEVSDATDDQAASTEEIASMVEQATDESVTVADEVETIAEMNQQQQANVEEIRDSVDRLTDNIGDNDDVDINRG is encoded by the coding sequence ATGACGGACGACAGCATCAAGATCGACGACGAAACGCGGCGGGGCGTCAGCGGTTCGTCCCTGTCTGCCAGTATCGGCATCGACGAGCGGGAGATCGACTGGCGGAAGTCGTTCACCGGGTTCGACCGGGCGGACGCCGAGCAGCTCGAGTCCATGTCGGACACGTTCGACCGTATCGCCGAGGACCTCGTCGAGGACTTCTACGACCACCTCACGGGCTACGAGGAGGCCCGTGACATCATCGGCAGTTCGACGAAGAGCGTCGAGATGCTCAAGCAGTCCCAGCGCCAGTACCTGAAGGACCTCGGGAGTGGCCAGTACGGGCAGTCGTACTTCGACCGGCGAGCCCGCATCGGGAAGATCCACGACATGCTCGACCTGGGGCCCAAGGTGTACATGGGCGCCTACCACATCTACTACGAGGGAATCATCCGTGCCATCGCGGAGGACGTCAAGGATGGGATGGTCCTGACCGACGGCGGGGCGGCTGCCGAGTCCGGCGGGGCGAGCGACAAGGGGACGGAAGCGCTCGAGGTACCGGGCGAACCCGCAGCCGAAGCCATCGACGAGGTCGTCGAGCGGACGATGTCCGCCCTGAAGCTGCTGAACCTCGACCAGCAGGTCGCGATGGACACGTACATCCACTCGTACAGCGAGCAGGTCGAGGAGCAGCTCGCGAGACAGCAGCAGCTGAGCGAGGACGTCAGTCAGGAGGTCGAGCAGCCGGTCGACCGGCTCTGGGACCTCTCCTCGGATGTCACGGAGACGGTCGGAGAGATAAACGACCTCACCGACCAGCAGGTCGACCGGATGCGCAACGTCTCCAACGAGGTCGGGCAGCTGAGCGCGACGGTCGAGGAGATCGCCTCCACGGCCGAGGGCGTCGCCGACACCAGCGAGGAGGCCGAGGAACTCGCCGAGGAGGGCCGCGAGTCAGCGACCGATGCCATCGACGTGCTCGAGGACGTCGACGAGGCCGCCGAGAACGTCACGGAGGACGTCGAACAGCTCCAGTCGAACGTCGACGAGATCGACGAGGTGGTGGAGGTCATCGACGAGATCGCCGACCAGACGAACCTGCTCGCACTGAACGCCTCCATCGAGGCCGCGCGCGCCGGCGAGGCCGGCGAGGGCTTCGCGGTCGTCGCCGACGAGGTGAAACAGCTCGCACAGGACGCCCAGGAGCAGGCCGGGCGCATCGAGGAGATGGTCGCCGAGATCCAGGAGGAGACCGCCGAAACCGTCGACAGTCTCGAGGAGACCAACGAGGTCATCGGCGAGGGACTCGGCCAGGCACAGGCCGCGATGAACAGTCTCGAGGATATCGCCGAGGCCGCCGAGGAGACCGCCACCGGCATCCAGGAGGTCTCCGACGCAACCGACGACCAGGCCGCCAGCACCGAGGAGATCGCCAGCATGGTCGAGCAGGCCACCGACGAGTCCGTCACCGTCGCCGACGAGGTCGAGACCATCGCCGAGATGAACCAGCAACAGCAGGCCAACGTAGAGGAGATCCGCGACTCCGTCGACCGACTCACCGACAACATCGGCGACAACGACGACGTGGACATCAACCGCGGCTGA
- a CDS encoding RAD55 family ATPase, with translation MRVPSGVPGFDQLVDGGLPANRLHVVSGPPGSGKTTFCSQFVTQGVENGQDCLYVTMHETKAELRQDMANFTFGFSGAIESGAIEFLNLMTNEGKRTLSKFGSESGLTNRLVGAIQENDIDRVIIDSTMLLEHFAGETGTTNFLSALKRTDATVLLISEMTDPASYANEHYLAHGVIFFHNFLDGSGMTRGIQVLKMRGTAIDTDIRRLTFSERGLRVNPDRTVET, from the coding sequence ATGCGTGTTCCGAGTGGCGTCCCGGGGTTCGACCAGCTCGTGGACGGGGGCTTGCCGGCCAACAGGCTGCACGTCGTCAGCGGCCCCCCAGGAAGCGGCAAGACGACGTTCTGCTCGCAGTTCGTCACCCAGGGCGTCGAGAACGGGCAGGACTGCCTGTACGTGACGATGCACGAGACGAAAGCGGAGCTCCGGCAGGACATGGCGAACTTCACGTTCGGCTTCTCGGGCGCCATCGAGTCCGGAGCCATCGAGTTCCTGAACCTGATGACCAACGAGGGCAAGCGGACGCTCTCGAAGTTCGGTTCCGAGTCCGGACTGACGAACCGGCTCGTCGGCGCCATCCAGGAGAACGATATCGACCGCGTCATCATCGACTCGACGATGCTGCTCGAACACTTCGCGGGCGAGACCGGGACCACGAACTTCCTGTCGGCGCTGAAACGCACGGACGCGACCGTCCTGCTCATCTCCGAGATGACGGACCCGGCCTCGTACGCGAACGAGCACTACCTCGCCCACGGGGTCATCTTCTTCCACAACTTCCTCGACGGGAGCGGGATGACTCGTGGTATCCAGGTCCTGAAGATGCGCGGGACGGCCATCGACACGGACATCAGGCGCCTGACGTTCTCGGAGCGGGGGCTGCGGGTGAACCCCGACCGAACGGTCGAGACCTGA
- a CDS encoding PadR family transcriptional regulator yields the protein MSTEAPEALERLRAEVSGGASGSPDSVQLADEFLSEVLESFAPAGEFAFSEETVKGDLGEILLTLVAHRSTETNGKRLMEDLGRVFDADLSPGTVYPQLHEFEEEGLLERHELVRTKEYQLDDADACRERIAAEMRQHLVLGLFYHRALADL from the coding sequence ATGAGCACGGAAGCGCCCGAGGCACTCGAACGACTGCGCGCGGAGGTCTCCGGTGGAGCGTCCGGCAGCCCTGATTCGGTGCAGTTGGCGGACGAGTTTCTGTCGGAGGTGCTGGAGTCGTTCGCGCCGGCGGGTGAGTTCGCGTTCAGCGAGGAGACGGTGAAGGGTGACCTGGGCGAGATTCTGCTGACGCTGGTGGCCCACCGGTCGACGGAGACGAACGGGAAGCGGCTGATGGAGGACCTGGGGCGGGTGTTCGACGCGGACCTCTCGCCGGGGACGGTGTATCCACAGCTCCACGAGTTCGAGGAGGAGGGGCTGCTGGAGCGCCACGAGCTGGTCCGGACCAAGGAGTACCAGCTCGACGATGCCGACGCCTGCCGCGAGCGCATCGCCGCGGAGATGCGCCAGCATCTCGTCCTGGGTCTCTTCTACCACCGCGCACTCGCCGACCTGTAA
- a CDS encoding chemotaxis protein CheW: MTGTNEETARQVLEFRLDGEAYCVSIDYVTEIVDMGDLTPIPNAPQHVKGVMDLRGETTAIIDPKVRLDIDGAVGDRIIIFDSAVFDDERSIGWAVDSVREVARVAPESVDDPPVERDHVRSIVKRDDGFVIWVDPREMDAAGSTAARAAD; this comes from the coding sequence ATGACAGGGACCAACGAGGAGACGGCCCGGCAGGTGCTGGAGTTCCGCCTGGACGGGGAAGCCTACTGCGTGAGTATCGACTACGTGACCGAGATCGTGGATATGGGGGATCTGACGCCGATTCCCAACGCACCACAGCACGTCAAGGGCGTGATGGACCTGCGCGGGGAGACCACGGCCATCATCGACCCGAAGGTCCGACTCGACATCGACGGCGCCGTCGGGGACCGCATCATCATCTTCGACTCGGCGGTGTTCGACGACGAGCGGTCCATCGGGTGGGCCGTCGACAGCGTCCGCGAGGTCGCCCGCGTCGCGCCGGAGTCGGTCGACGACCCGCCGGTCGAGCGCGACCACGTCCGCAGCATCGTCAAGCGCGACGACGGCTTCGTCATCTGGGTCGACCCCCGCGAGATGGACGCTGCGGGCTCGACCGCTGCCCGGGCGGCGGACTGA
- a CDS encoding DUF7385 family protein, producing the protein MSFDIHDHRHRLKQLRDGGETKLFENRDGMACPACGEPFSRLFSTRQTTTRFPAPGDARFCLVAPDDEFVHLFSH; encoded by the coding sequence ATGAGCTTCGATATCCACGACCACCGGCACCGGCTCAAGCAACTCCGCGACGGCGGGGAGACGAAACTGTTCGAGAACCGTGACGGGATGGCGTGTCCGGCATGTGGTGAGCCGTTCTCGCGGCTGTTCTCGACCCGGCAGACGACGACACGGTTCCCCGCCCCCGGGGACGCACGGTTCTGTCTGGTCGCGCCGGACGACGAGTTCGTCCATCTCTTCAGCCACTGA
- a CDS encoding PAS domain S-box protein: MVPPNDETVNSGDQAADDDAGEGRVADLRRSHEALQELYLVTAEPGLDETERIKRMLDIGRRRLDVSNAYLSIIDPETDDYDVELAVGPGVIESGQSFRFSTTYCRETVESDEPQLIPDLDNSIWDGTPTHETHGLSCYVGGRVTVDGVLYGTVCFSGDEPRESFTEDERTLVKLLVEWIGDRLEERHLRETVEQQRRAIEAADSAIAITDADVDGKRPLTYVNRGFEKLTGYDRDAVLGRDCRFLQGPETDPERTAELARTLDAGDHVQMVLRNYRADGTPFWNELEVTPVHEDGEVVRYIGTQRDVTERVERQETVTALLERTRSLLAAGTRDEVATAAARAVEEVLGYDCLIRLYDEETEQLVPVAGTGTEPTAVEPVAVGQSLSGQAYERGTTLGFDRELFEPGGYGHQADATDGLVIPLGEHGTLGLETEGARTGNFERRIAEILSESVQAALEQASQRDRLRLYETVIEQGSEMAAVVGGDLRVELVSDSLARYLGVDPDDIVGREIDELLPAADLAEMVATTENAAPSEPGRFETTVTVDGESRPVELEVSLGEDGDPPFVAVVRDISELAETRGALSRERDRFTSLFTHIPDPVNEVRFEDGEPIICRCNEPFADAFGGGRPPEALVGLPANDLVLDDEDETGRRIDEQVREGRPVTEEIRRRTADGPREFLFRAVPYETPEGLRAFATYTDVTEQQRRQRRIEVLNRVLRHNVRNQISIANGNANLLDERVDDPDLAPIIDGLVSSTENVLSMSEKAREAARALAHDRTTGTSPDTVVGNVVEEFRSDWPDETITLDTTSEPAPVAGPDRLQPVVSNLVENALEHNAPGVRVRVGLDVVGDRLELRIADDGPGIPELERSLIAGDQEITQLHHGNGIGLWAVRWILDAMGGEVRFEDEDGWHAVVISVPLADDA, from the coding sequence ATGGTACCCCCCAACGACGAGACGGTCAATTCGGGGGACCAGGCAGCCGACGACGATGCAGGGGAGGGGCGGGTGGCGGACCTTCGGCGGAGCCACGAGGCGTTGCAGGAGCTGTACCTGGTCACAGCGGAACCCGGGCTGGACGAGACGGAACGAATCAAGCGGATGCTCGACATCGGCCGTCGCCGGCTGGATGTCTCTAACGCGTACCTCTCGATCATCGACCCGGAGACGGACGACTACGACGTGGAACTCGCCGTGGGCCCCGGGGTCATCGAGTCCGGCCAGTCGTTCCGCTTCTCGACGACGTACTGCCGCGAGACGGTCGAATCCGACGAACCCCAACTGATTCCCGATCTCGATAACTCCATCTGGGACGGCACGCCTACCCACGAGACACACGGACTCTCCTGCTACGTCGGGGGGCGCGTGACGGTCGATGGTGTGCTGTACGGCACGGTCTGTTTCAGTGGTGACGAGCCCCGCGAGTCGTTCACGGAGGACGAGCGGACGCTGGTGAAGCTGCTGGTGGAGTGGATCGGCGACCGCCTGGAGGAGCGCCATCTCCGGGAGACGGTCGAACAGCAGCGCCGGGCGATCGAGGCCGCCGACAGTGCCATCGCCATCACCGACGCCGATGTCGACGGGAAGCGGCCACTGACGTACGTGAACCGCGGGTTCGAGAAGCTGACGGGCTACGACCGGGACGCCGTACTCGGCCGGGATTGTCGATTCCTGCAGGGCCCCGAGACGGACCCCGAGCGAACCGCCGAACTGGCTCGGACACTGGACGCGGGTGACCACGTCCAGATGGTCCTCCGGAACTACCGGGCCGACGGGACGCCGTTCTGGAACGAGCTCGAGGTGACACCCGTCCACGAGGACGGGGAGGTGGTCCGCTACATCGGTACCCAGCGCGACGTGACCGAGCGTGTCGAACGGCAGGAGACCGTGACGGCACTGCTGGAGCGGACCCGCTCGCTGCTGGCCGCCGGAACCCGCGACGAGGTCGCCACGGCCGCGGCACGGGCGGTCGAGGAGGTCCTGGGATACGACTGCCTCATCCGGCTCTACGACGAGGAGACCGAGCAGCTCGTCCCCGTCGCCGGGACCGGAACCGAGCCGACGGCGGTCGAACCCGTCGCCGTCGGGCAGAGTCTCTCCGGGCAGGCGTACGAGCGGGGAACGACGCTCGGCTTCGACCGCGAGCTGTTCGAACCGGGCGGCTACGGCCATCAGGCCGACGCGACCGACGGGCTGGTCATCCCACTGGGCGAGCACGGGACGCTGGGACTGGAGACCGAGGGGGCCCGGACGGGTAACTTCGAGCGACGGATCGCCGAGATCCTGTCGGAGAGCGTCCAGGCAGCACTCGAGCAGGCGTCCCAGCGCGACCGGCTCCGGCTCTACGAGACCGTCATCGAGCAGGGGAGCGAGATGGCGGCGGTCGTCGGCGGGGACCTGCGGGTGGAACTCGTGAGCGACTCGCTGGCGCGGTACCTCGGCGTCGACCCCGACGACATCGTCGGGCGGGAGATCGATGAGCTGCTGCCGGCGGCCGACCTCGCGGAGATGGTCGCAACGACCGAGAACGCCGCTCCGAGCGAACCGGGGCGGTTCGAGACGACTGTCACCGTCGACGGGGAGTCCCGGCCCGTCGAGCTGGAGGTGTCGCTGGGGGAGGACGGCGACCCGCCGTTCGTCGCGGTGGTACGGGATATCTCGGAACTGGCCGAGACCCGGGGGGCGCTGTCCCGGGAGCGCGACCGCTTCACCTCCCTGTTCACCCACATCCCGGACCCCGTCAACGAGGTCCGGTTCGAGGACGGCGAGCCGATAATCTGCCGGTGTAACGAGCCGTTCGCCGACGCGTTCGGCGGCGGCCGCCCCCCCGAGGCCCTGGTCGGGCTCCCGGCCAACGACCTGGTGCTCGATGACGAGGACGAGACGGGGCGGCGCATCGACGAGCAGGTCCGCGAGGGCCGACCCGTCACCGAGGAGATCCGTCGTCGGACCGCCGATGGTCCCCGGGAGTTCCTCTTCCGTGCGGTCCCCTACGAGACGCCCGAGGGGTTGCGGGCGTTCGCGACGTACACCGACGTGACCGAACAACAGCGCCGGCAGCGCCGTATCGAGGTCCTCAACCGTGTCCTCCGGCACAACGTCCGCAATCAGATCAGCATCGCGAACGGCAACGCCAACCTCCTCGACGAACGGGTCGACGACCCCGACCTGGCGCCCATCATCGACGGGCTCGTCTCCTCCACGGAGAACGTCCTCTCGATGAGCGAGAAGGCCCGCGAGGCCGCGCGGGCGCTCGCCCACGACCGGACGACCGGCACCTCACCGGACACCGTCGTGGGGAACGTCGTCGAGGAGTTCCGGTCGGACTGGCCCGACGAGACCATCACGCTCGACACGACCTCCGAGCCGGCACCGGTCGCCGGTCCGGACCGGCTGCAACCCGTGGTATCGAACCTCGTCGAGAACGCCCTCGAACACAACGCGCCGGGCGTGCGGGTCCGGGTCGGCCTCGACGTGGTCGGGGACCGGCTGGAACTCCGTATCGCCGACGACGGCCCCGGTATCCCCGAGCTGGAGCGGTCGCTCATCGCCGGGGACCAGGAGATAACCCAGCTCCACCACGGGAACGGCATCGGGCTGTGGGCGGTCCGGTGGATACTCGACGCGATGGGCGGCGAGGTCCGCTTCGAGGACGAGGACGGCTGGCACGCGGTGGTCATCTCGGTGCCGCTCGCGGACGACGCGTGA
- a CDS encoding oxidoreductase, with product MSQWTTAEMPDQTGRTVVVTGANTGLGKEAARTFAARGADVVLACRSEAKARDAKADIEAEDPDGSLTVLELDLADLDSVRTFADAFTDAFDDLHVLCNNAGVMAIPRRETTDGFETQFGVNHLGHFALTGHLLDPLRESGAEEAPARVVTMSSGIHERGRIDFDDLHGERSYDRWDAYAQSKLANLLFAYELDRRLQAADAPVESLAAHPGYAATDLQRRGPEMMGSTLRTVGMKLANAVLAQPAEQGVLPLLYAATMPDASGGEYYGPGGLANMRGAPDRQRSSKRSYEVGTAYRLWSVSEAQTGVGYDLPAPRRTGDTPGEGESDTAADD from the coding sequence ATGAGTCAGTGGACGACCGCGGAGATGCCGGACCAGACGGGGCGGACCGTCGTCGTGACGGGCGCGAACACGGGCCTCGGGAAGGAAGCAGCCCGCACGTTCGCCGCGAGGGGCGCCGACGTGGTGCTGGCCTGCCGGTCCGAGGCGAAGGCCCGCGACGCGAAGGCCGACATCGAGGCCGAGGACCCGGACGGCTCGCTGACGGTGCTGGAACTGGACCTCGCGGACCTGGACTCGGTTCGGACGTTCGCCGACGCGTTCACCGATGCGTTCGACGACCTGCACGTCCTCTGCAACAACGCCGGCGTGATGGCGATTCCGCGGCGCGAGACGACCGACGGGTTCGAGACACAGTTCGGCGTCAACCACCTCGGCCACTTCGCGCTCACGGGCCACCTGCTCGATCCGCTCCGGGAGTCGGGCGCCGAGGAGGCCCCCGCCCGCGTGGTCACGATGTCCAGTGGCATCCACGAGCGCGGCCGCATCGACTTCGACGACCTCCACGGCGAGCGCTCCTACGACAGGTGGGATGCCTACGCGCAGTCGAAACTCGCCAACCTGCTGTTCGCGTACGAGCTCGACCGGCGGCTCCAGGCCGCCGACGCGCCCGTCGAGAGCCTGGCCGCGCACCCGGGCTACGCCGCGACGGACCTCCAGCGCCGCGGCCCCGAGATGATGGGCTCGACGCTCCGCACGGTCGGGATGAAACTCGCCAACGCGGTGCTGGCCCAGCCGGCCGAGCAGGGCGTGCTCCCTCTTCTGTACGCCGCGACGATGCCCGACGCGTCCGGCGGCGAGTACTACGGCCCGGGCGGCCTCGCGAACATGCGCGGCGCCCCCGACCGACAGCGCTCCTCGAAGCGGTCCTACGAGGTGGGCACCGCCTACCGGCTCTGGTCCGTCTCCGAGGCACAGACCGGCGTGGGCTACGACCTGCCGGCCCCTCGTCGGACGGGGGACACGCCGGGCGAGGGCGAATCCGACACCGCTGCCGACGACTGA
- a CDS encoding NUDIX domain-containing protein, giving the protein MDPSDLRALATDAVILTDGGVVLLERDHPPHEGDWVFPGGMVERGERARAACAREAREEVGLDVRPVSLVGLYDAPGRDGRGNVSAAYLCVPAGEGEPAAREEARRVDTFDPDDPPAMGFDHARILRDAVSPP; this is encoded by the coding sequence ATGGACCCGAGCGACCTGCGTGCGCTGGCGACGGACGCGGTGATACTCACGGACGGCGGCGTCGTCCTCCTCGAACGCGACCACCCACCGCACGAGGGCGACTGGGTGTTTCCCGGCGGGATGGTCGAGCGGGGCGAGCGCGCCCGGGCGGCCTGTGCCCGTGAGGCACGCGAGGAGGTGGGGCTGGACGTGCGGCCCGTCTCGCTCGTCGGGCTCTACGACGCGCCCGGGCGGGACGGCCGCGGGAACGTCTCCGCGGCCTACCTCTGTGTGCCGGCCGGCGAGGGCGAACCGGCTGCTCGCGAGGAGGCCCGGCGGGTGGACACCTTCGACCCCGACGACCCGCCCGCGATGGGATTCGACCACGCGCGGATTCTCCGCGACGCCGTCAGCCCGCCGTGA
- a CDS encoding alpha/beta fold hydrolase yields the protein MTIRDERVEAAGVGIHYLRVDPAEHDGGPPVVLLHGGIVDSARLSWGGIIEPLAAELGRPVLAPDLAGYGDSDRPVAAYSTAYHVEVVRGFLDALGLSRVDLCGLSLGGGVALGLALADDRVERLVAIDSFGLGTELSSGRLTWALAQVPLCNRLSLAVLARSRRLARASLGNIVVDPGALPDEVAETLFDLLQREDPGHPFRQWRSAEVTRQGYATSYVPLLPELQQPALFLHGAADEVFPPAWSEQAADLAPDGECVVLDACAHWPPRERPDAVIEHVARFLGEA from the coding sequence GTGACGATTCGTGACGAGCGGGTCGAGGCGGCGGGAGTGGGCATCCACTACCTCCGGGTAGACCCGGCCGAGCACGACGGCGGCCCACCCGTCGTCCTGTTGCACGGGGGTATCGTGGACTCGGCGCGACTCTCGTGGGGCGGTATCATCGAGCCGCTGGCGGCCGAACTCGGCCGGCCAGTACTCGCGCCCGACCTGGCGGGCTACGGCGACAGCGACCGGCCCGTGGCGGCCTACTCGACGGCCTACCACGTCGAGGTCGTCCGGGGCTTCCTCGACGCGCTGGGCCTCTCGCGGGTCGACCTGTGTGGGCTGTCGCTGGGGGGCGGCGTGGCGCTGGGCCTGGCGCTGGCCGACGACCGTGTCGAGCGGCTGGTCGCCATCGACAGCTTCGGACTGGGGACCGAGCTATCGAGCGGCCGGCTGACGTGGGCGCTCGCCCAGGTCCCTCTGTGCAACCGGCTGTCGCTCGCCGTGCTCGCGCGGTCGCGCCGACTGGCGCGGGCGAGCCTCGGGAACATCGTCGTCGACCCGGGCGCCCTCCCGGACGAGGTCGCCGAGACGCTGTTCGACCTCCTCCAGCGGGAGGACCCGGGGCACCCGTTCCGGCAGTGGCGGTCGGCCGAGGTGACCAGACAGGGGTACGCGACCTCGTACGTCCCACTCCTGCCGGAGCTCCAGCAGCCCGCGCTGTTCCTGCACGGCGCCGCGGACGAGGTGTTCCCGCCGGCGTGGTCCGAGCAAGCGGCCGACCTCGCCCCCGACGGCGAGTGCGTGGTGCTGGACGCCTGTGCACACTGGCCGCCGCGCGAACGACCCGACGCCGTCATCGAACACGTAGCGCGGTTCCTCGGCGAAGCGTGA
- the trxA gene encoding thioredoxin — protein sequence MSEPNDGNDEELEAIREQKREELLSQTGGDEGTVTDGGATDPIHIDGADHLESVLTEHDVVLADFYADWCGPCKMLAPTIEEIAAEEDATVIKIDIDANQRLAQRYGVRGVPTVYLFRDGEPAQEWVGVKDKNTYVSAIRAA from the coding sequence ATGAGCGAACCGAACGACGGGAACGACGAGGAACTGGAGGCCATCCGCGAACAGAAACGGGAGGAACTGCTCTCGCAGACGGGCGGCGACGAGGGAACGGTCACCGACGGCGGGGCAACGGACCCCATCCACATCGACGGCGCCGACCACCTCGAGTCCGTCCTCACCGAGCACGACGTGGTGCTCGCGGACTTCTACGCCGACTGGTGTGGCCCCTGCAAGATGCTCGCACCGACCATCGAGGAGATCGCCGCCGAGGAGGACGCCACGGTCATCAAGATAGACATCGACGCGAACCAGCGACTCGCGCAGCGCTACGGCGTCCGGGGTGTTCCGACGGTGTACCTGTTCCGCGACGGCGAACCCGCACAGGAGTGGGTCGGCGTCAAGGACAAGAACACGTACGTGAGCGCCATCCGGGCGGCGTAG
- a CDS encoding PRC-barrel domain-containing protein, whose amino-acid sequence MTEEPQEITTLVGREVYSNNGVFVGQVEDLRLDVDSRSVTGLALTQLNRELFNEEVNGSRGVILPYRWVRSVGDVILVNSIVERMHGTNEEEEPLAVAGSA is encoded by the coding sequence ATGACCGAGGAACCCCAGGAGATAACGACGCTGGTCGGTCGCGAGGTCTACTCGAACAACGGTGTCTTCGTCGGGCAGGTCGAGGACCTGCGCCTCGACGTCGACAGCCGGTCCGTGACGGGGCTGGCGCTCACCCAGCTCAACCGGGAGCTGTTCAACGAGGAGGTCAACGGGAGCCGCGGTGTCATCCTGCCGTACCGCTGGGTTCGGTCGGTCGGTGATGTCATCCTCGTGAACAGCATCGTCGAGCGGATGCACGGCACGAACGAGGAGGAGGAGCCGCTGGCCGTGGCCGGGTCGGCCTGA
- a CDS encoding DHH family phosphoesterase, with amino-acid sequence MSSAVSMASMSTYAILGCGSVGHAVAEELESEGKDVLILDNDEGRVEALRDQDLDARTADIAEPEVADAIGDRDVILIMSSDVSANKAAVENIRARGDDQFIVVRASDPVTADELTELGVDVVINPSEVIADSALRALETGELEHRAERLAEVLSEGERLVILAHRSPDPDSIASAVALKAIAESLGVEAEIRYEGEIGHQENRAFVNLLGIDLAPLADDELASYDTLALVDYARVTEYELERQPDILIDHFEPELEYEAEFADIRPNVSSTSTILTKYIQEFDLNLSEEVATALLYGIREETLDFKRDTTPADLTAAAYLYPFANHDTLEQVESPSLSPETLDVLAEAIRNRDVQGSHLVSNAGFIRDKTAVSQAAQQLLNLEGITTTAVFAVTDDTIHLAARSKDIRMNIGSVLEDAFGGIGEARGHSTDATAEIPLGIFTGLEGSSGNRETLLNLTEQAVKTKLFEAMGVDVEVEGGSGGESSNGT; translated from the coding sequence ATGAGCAGCGCCGTCTCGATGGCCTCGATGTCGACCTACGCTATCCTCGGGTGCGGGAGCGTGGGCCACGCCGTGGCCGAGGAACTGGAGTCCGAAGGGAAGGACGTCCTCATCCTCGACAACGACGAAGGGCGCGTCGAGGCGCTGCGCGACCAGGACCTCGACGCACGCACCGCCGACATCGCGGAGCCGGAGGTGGCCGACGCCATCGGCGACCGCGATGTCATCCTCATCATGTCCTCGGACGTGTCGGCGAACAAGGCCGCTGTCGAGAACATCCGGGCCCGGGGTGACGACCAGTTCATCGTCGTCCGGGCGTCCGACCCCGTCACGGCCGACGAACTCACGGAACTCGGCGTCGACGTGGTCATCAACCCCTCCGAGGTCATCGCCGATTCGGCACTCCGGGCGCTGGAGACCGGCGAACTCGAGCATCGGGCCGAACGGCTCGCGGAGGTGCTGAGCGAGGGCGAACGCCTCGTCATCCTGGCACACCGCTCGCCGGACCCCGACTCCATCGCCAGCGCCGTCGCGCTGAAGGCCATCGCCGAGTCGCTCGGTGTCGAGGCCGAGATCCGCTACGAGGGCGAGATCGGTCACCAGGAGAACCGCGCGTTCGTCAACCTCCTGGGTATCGACCTCGCGCCGCTGGCCGACGACGAGCTCGCGTCGTACGACACGCTCGCGCTGGTCGACTACGCCCGTGTCACGGAGTACGAACTGGAGCGCCAGCCGGACATCCTCATCGACCACTTCGAGCCGGAGCTGGAGTACGAGGCCGAGTTCGCCGACATCCGGCCCAACGTCTCCTCGACCTCGACCATCCTGACGAAGTACATCCAGGAGTTCGACCTCAACCTGAGCGAGGAGGTGGCCACGGCACTGCTGTACGGCATCCGGGAGGAGACGCTGGACTTCAAGCGCGACACGACGCCCGCGGACCTCACCGCGGCGGCGTACCTCTACCCGTTCGCCAACCACGATACGCTCGAACAGGTGGAGTCGCCCTCGCTGTCGCCGGAGACGCTCGACGTGCTGGCCGAGGCCATCCGGAACCGCGACGTGCAGGGCTCGCACCTCGTCTCGAACGCAGGCTTCATCCGCGACAAGACCGCCGTCTCGCAGGCCGCCCAGCAGCTCCTCAACCTGGAGGGCATCACGACGACGGCCGTCTTCGCCGTCACGGACGACACTATCCACCTCGCGGCACGCTCGAAGGACATCCGGATGAACATCGGCAGCGTGCTGGAGGACGCCTTCGGGGGTATCGGCGAGGCGCGCGGGCACTCGACGGACGCCACGGCGGAGATTCCGCTGGGCATCTTCACGGGGCTGGAGGGGAGCAGTGGGAACCGGGAGACGCTGTTGAACCTGACCGAGCAGGCGGTGAAGACGAAGCTGTTCGAGGCGATGGGCGTCGATGTGGAGGTCGAGGGGGGAAGCGGCGGCGAGTCCTCGAACGGAACCTGA